The Podospora pseudocomata strain CBS 415.72m chromosome 3, whole genome shotgun sequence genome window below encodes:
- a CDS encoding hypothetical protein (COG:S; EggNog:ENOG503P3K0) translates to MFDIVPSRGRGEIHRAGPCISKTRLTIFLCFIFPHFRRTTPLHHCRPRPCFSDSMKSSTYGYAYSVYDMDGSPQAVTELDLSACHPNSIVDRINAMPALKTSTAFFTFLRANLVLPHSAMSSNPSTPNLAPSSLRRSPPTPQSHSRPATPIPTTTLDEEDEIPPLTLEVLTSKPDKTAALKLIADSIAQQRQTASSHIITHPLPLSSLIAALAITYHFFLSSSDLGTKLMILSSLVTTYLLTVRYLTSPFIRLAESITPSFLGSDSPEDQDTVIACRYGGEIIGVTVLHISRPAGQSDPNFKRHKQRGSLSSFKGGKGVIRAWTVKSRYRGKGVGGDMLREVVRLTKERCGRDGEVGFARGHANAGLIPVGGKGEDNRQGEREEEMVLPEWLNRGWLRRSERKAAQALERVVSEFGNGKRR, encoded by the exons ATGTTTGATATAGTCCCAAGTCGCGGGAGGGGTGAAATCCACAGGGCCGGGCCCTGTATTAGCAAAACGCGGCTAACAATTTTTCTTTGTTTTATTTTCCCCCATTTCAGGCGCACTactcctcttcatcactgCCGTCCGCGGCCTTGTTTCTCAGACTCGATGAAATCCAGCACATACGGATACGCATACTCGGTCTATGACATGGACGGATCACCCCAGGCCGTCACCGAGCTCGACCTGAGCGCCTGCCACCCCAACTCCATTGTCGACAGGATTAATGCCATGCCCGCGTTGAAGACGAGTACTG CattcttcaccttcctccgcgccaacctcgtcctcccccacaGCGCCATgtcctccaacccatcaacccccaacctagcaccctcttctctccgaaggtcaccaccaaccccccaatcccatTCCCGCCCAGCAACGCCcatcccaaccaccaccctcgacgaagaagatgagaTCCCCCCCTTGACCCTCGAAGTCCTGACCTCCAAGCCCGACAAAACCGCGGCGTTGAAGCTCATCGCCGATAGCATCGCCCAACAAAGACAAACCGCCTCGAGCCATATaatcacccaccccctccccctctcctccctcatcgccgcctTGGCCATAACCTaccacttcttcctctcctcatccgacCTCGGAACAAAACTGATGATCCTTTCGTCATTGGTAACGACATACCTCCTTACCGTACGgtacctcacctccccattcaTCCGCCTCGCCGAAAGCATCACCCCTTCCTTTCTCGGGTCAGACTCTCCCGAAGATCAGGACACAGTTATTGCCTGCCGGTACGGGGGGGAGATTATTGGGGTCACGGTGTTGCATATTTCCCGTCCGGCGGGGCAGTCAGATCCCAATTTCAAGAGGCATAAGCAGAGGGGCAGTTTGAGTTCGTtcaagggggggaagggggtgatcAGGGCTTGGACGGTCAAGTCGAGGTAtagagggaagggggtggggggggataTGCTAAGGGAGGTGGTTAGGTTGACGAAAGAAAGAtgtgggagggatggggaggtggggtttGCGAGGGGGCATGCTAATGCGGGGTTGATTCCtgtgggggggaagggggaggacaATAGACAGggagaaagggaggaggagatggtgttgcCGGAGTGGTTGAAccgggggtggttgaggaggtcggaAAGAAAGGCGGCGCAGGCGCTGGAGAGAGTGGTGAGTGagtttgggaatgggaagAGGAGATGA
- a CDS encoding hypothetical protein (COG:S; EggNog:ENOG503NZMN) — MDLKKPYSLLEDHSLQSSNSNHPTFRSSTPLFRHGRLLTDGGDGASFTSTSPLSQKLTDFDQDLDLDLNEQPMLSCVSQETSQEDCARHRFIVWAAVKRNESLRKHPEKRTECPLLKCNHKLTDHESMLKHLAGCRYLASGEYWCYNHMRVEHFDDIRCKKCLGHPSRAKKVLTIAKKLFHGLGHKSKKGQQGSTIDEERTHQPPPSYESISRLALGPPLPGNAAELPLTEILEADSNEIELPMAPQQQPPPPPQQQQQQYPTVDPQDLLVPQPIIPPSLPELDASTMEWDHTLDMAMPQIPLQMPITLQDDSMQQFGYVRPPHQLATNNPYARHQAPPRPVSRPTSTAPRSKGLSPSSSVRSTASTDTTTSNVSNDSNVSYDSTFSNLTTDSHGTTNSYDTVYSNANSLVSPISNYSAGAWSTPDGMNTNMTSPIDGAMLENPFGDAGYDYDGCPDFLHNFYSELPADFPVSSMMDGIVPDPILAMNELPMTLDLDLDHAPGPSMASNVAELPDNDSREMVEVSQPDPCCSEARSMVDSAWEVLQEQVVQSMVKIQDIRGNRLARQLKSMSIQTIAERGLRTLRLYLDGFQPSTADDALCLAHLVFAFALVAYQEGTHKRVRGLYLQSLPLMGMMPEQDRPDYQQLADFIWKPDGLASSGAQRSPDTVGSMFPDSKGKSPVGHHGMRSQPPDMFRAAAWDFLDELEMKMLFGSDSHLHDLQDPAALLVKHTQDSHQNGAVNPALLQTVKPILEKLTRTYDSPDLREKLRQTFRNLTSGQTSSIRKLEIELLHAGQTTLPSSRYYDFFVPQTRQLIDEVYLVHDPALGTRRRRDYHSLGITYIENLLPDLDNFSSSSSSSSSSSSSSSSSSSSSSPEQQQQSMDDYLNLATSSPQPQPTPQQQPVPDDRIVEADSKCDECGYRPKGHPRWFKGSMAKHKRLKHSREPPKIYSCKYPGCTSQYKNRPDNLRQHQIEKGHFLEGEEVVVKRGSKRRRVEGGEGLNGGRE, encoded by the exons ATGGACCTCAAGAAACCCTATTCCCTCCTGGAGGACCACTCTCTCCAGTCCTCAAACTCAAATCACCCAACATTCCGGTCTTCAACACCCCTATTCCGCCATGGCCGTCTGTTGACAGAcggtggggatggggcgAGCTTCacttcaacctcgcccctCTCCCAGAAGCTCACTGACTTTGACCAAGACCTTGACCTGGACTTGAATGAGCAACCGATGTTGTCCTGCGT ATCCCAAGAGACGTCCCAAGAAGATTGTGCCCGACACAGATTCATCGTCTGGGCTGCCGTGAAACGCAACGAGTCTCTCAGGAAGCATCCGGAAAAGAGGACGGAATGCCCCCTTCTCAAATGCAACCACAAGCTCACCGATCACGAATCAATGCTCAAGCATCTGGCAGGGTGCAGATATCTTGCCTCGGGGGAATACTGGTGCTATAACCACATGAGGGTGGAGCACTTTGACGATATCAGATGCAAGAAGTGTCTCGGCCATCCATCCCGGGCGAAGAAGGTCCTCACCATAGCCAAGAAGCTTTTCCACGGCCTGGGCCACAAATCAAAAAAGGGTCAACAGGGCTCTACCATCGACGAGGAGCGGacacaccaaccaccaccgagtTACGAATCCATTTCTCGACTGGCGCTAGGTCCACCACTGCCTGGAAATGCCGCCGAACTGCCCCTTACCGAGATTCTAGAAGCCGACTCCAACGAGATCGAACTCCCCATGGcgccacaacagcaaccgccgccgccgccgcagcagcagcagcagcagtatcCGACGGTTGATCCACAAGACCTGCTAgtcccccaacccatcataCCGCCAAGCCTCCCAGAGCTCGATGCCAGCACCATGGAGTGGGACCACACGCTTGACATGGCGATGCCCCAGATACCATTACAAATGCCGATAACATTACAGGACGACAGCATGCAGCAGTTTGGTTACGTCAGGCCGCCACACCAGCTAGCGACAAATAATCCATACGCCCGTCACCAGGCGCCTCCTCGACCGGTGTCCCGACCAACATCTACTGCTCCACGAAGTAAAGGTCTGtcgcccagctcctcggTAAGGTCGACGGCAAGCACCGACACGACGACCAGCAACGTTAGCAACGATAGTAACGTCAGCTACGATAGCACCTTCAGCAACCTTACCACGGACAGTCATGGGACCACCAACTCTTACGATACTGTTTACAGCAATGCCAACTCATTGGTCTCTCCCATCTCGAACTATAGCGCTGGGGCCTGGTCGACACCGGACGGCATGAACACAAATATGACGTCCCCCATCGACGGTGCCATGCTCGAAAATCCCTTTGGCGACGCCGGTTACGACTACGATGGATGCCCGGATTTCCTGCACAACTTTTACTCCGAGTTGCCAGCGGACTTTCCGGTTTCCTCGATGATGGATGGTATTGTTCCAGACCCTATCCTGGCGATGAATGAACTCCCAATGACACTCGATCTCGATCTCGATCACGCCCCAGGGCCCTCGATGGCAAGCAATGTGGCCGAGCTGCCCGACAACGATAGcagggagatggtggaagtCTCGCAACCCGATCCATGCTGCTCAGAAGCGAGGTCGATGGTCGACTCAGCCTGGGAAGTACTGCAGGAGCAGGTCGTGCAATCGATGGTCAAAATCCAGGACATCCGGGGAAATCGACTTGCGCGGCAGCTCAAGTCCATGTCGATTCAGACGATAGCGGAGAGGGGGCTGCGGACTTTGCGCTTGTACCTTGATGGATTTCAGCCATCGACTGCGGACGACGCGCTGTGCCTGGCGCATCTCGTGTTTGCGTTTGCCTTGGTTGCGTATCAGGAGGGAACGCACAAACGTGTGAGGGGACTATATCTCCAGTCTCTTCCGCTCATGGGCATGATGCCAGAGCAGGACCGTCCGGATTACCAGCAACTGGCCGACTTCATCTGGAAGCCCGATGGTCTAGCATCGTCTGGTGCCCAGAGAAGCCCGGATACGGTCGGCAGCATGTTTCCAGATTCCAAGGGGAAATCGCCAGTCGGCCACCATGGGATGAGATCGCAGCCGCCAGATATGTTTCGTGCGGCTGCTTGGGATTTCCTTGATG AACTCGAAATGAAAATGCTCTTCGGGTCCGACTCCCACCTCCACGATCTGCAAGACCCGGCGGctctcctcgtcaaacaCACCCAAGACTCGCACCAAAACGGAGCGGTGAACCCGGCCCTCCTACAAACAGTGAAACCCATCCTAGAAAAACTCACCCGGACCTATGACAGCCCCGACCTGCGAGAGAAGCTCAGACAAACATTCCGAAACTTGACCTCTGGGCAAACTTCCAGCATCCGCAAACTCGAAATCGAACTCCTCCACGCCGGccaaaccaccctcccctcctctcggTACTACGACTTCTTCGTCCCCCAAACCCGCCAGCTCATCGACGAAGTCTACCTCGTCCACGACCCCGCCCTGGGAACCCGCCGGCGACGCGACTACCACAGCCTAGGCATCACTTACATTgagaacctcctccccgacctcgacaacttttcttcttcttcttcttcttcttcttcttcttcttcttcttcttcttcttcttcttcttcttcttctccagagcagcagcaacaatcAATGGATGATTACCTCAACCttgccacctcctccccacaaccacaaccaaccccccaacagcaaccggTACCAGACGACCGAATCGTCGAAGCCGACTCCAAATGCGACGAGTGCGGCTACCGGCCAAAGGGACACCCAAGGTGGTTCAAAGGCAGCATGGCCAAGCACAAGAGGCTGAAGCACAGCCGCGAGCCGCCCAAGATTTATAGCTGCAAGTACCCCGGCTGCACGAGCCAGTACAAGAACCGGCCGGACAACCTGAGGCAGCATCAGATTGAGAAGGGGCattttttggagggggaggaggtggtggttaaGAGGGGGAgtaagaggaggagagtggaagggggtgaggggttgaatggggggagggaataA
- the HHF1_2 gene encoding Histone H4 (EggNog:ENOG503P57T; COG:B), whose amino-acid sequence MPPTLPARGGPSSSRAKAVMRSVGGKAPLGVGKGKVGAKRHRRILKDTIQGITKPAIRRLARRGGVKRISGMIYEEVRKVLKDRLSVILKDITTYTEYRGAKTVTVEDVIFALRRIGRPIYGFDPETYTAPMTGMKRKAIAGASQDMDED is encoded by the exons ATGCCGCCTACTTTGCCGGCCAGAGGTGgtccctcctcgtcgaggGCCAaggcggtgatgaggagtGTTGGGGGGAAGGCGCCGCtcggggttgggaaggggaaggtggGGGCCAAGAGGCATAGGAGGATTTTGAAGGACACGATTCAGGGGATTA CTAAACCTGCGATTCG TCGTCTCGCCCGCCGCGGGGGCGTTAAGCGTATCTCGGGGATGATCTACGAGGAGGTCCGTAAGGTTCTCAAGGATAGGCTTTCAGTG ATCCTGAAGGATATCACTACTTATACCGAGTATCGCGGTGCGAAGACCGTCACGGTCGAGGAT GTCATCTTTGCCCTCCGCCGTATCGGTCGTCCGATCTATGGTTTTGATCCCGAGACTTATACTGCCCCTATGACGGGAATGAAGAGAAAGGCGATTGCGGGCGCGTCGCAGGATATGGATGAAGACTAA